The segment TTGTAAGTAGAGTTCCCGTGCTATCACTTTTGAGCGTGGTATCGAAACCAAGGCCAGACCGCTCTGAACGCAGTTTGCGATCAAGACTTCACACGGCTGAAATCTGCAAGGACGTTGACTATTTCCCGCCCGGAACAATGTTCTCGAACTCGAACATCGAGAACACAAAATGCACGACCAACACGTAAAGCGTTGCCCATAAAATCGTAGATGTGACGCTACGGCTGACGTCCGCAGAAGAGTACTTAGGCGACATGCCGTTTCGATAGGCGATGATCGCCGTGCCGAAACCGCTGACGAGTAGTTTGGCGATCAGCCAACCGAAGCCCTTATATAAATAGCTCGACCATTGCTCGAGCCCGCGCATTGAGTACTGATGCCAATACTCAGCACCATGCCCCGGATGCGTCGCCAGAAAAGTAACCAGGCTGGTGTACCGCGCTGTGTAATACGCCGCAAAGGTTAGCAGCGGAGTCCCGATTAGAAACGCCCACAGGATCGGTGTTAGCAAAAAGAAGTTGGGTCGATTGCCAAACGTCCTCAACGCGTCTACCTGGTTTCCGTATTGCCGGCCACCGATATCCGACGTAACCGCGGCGCCGCATCGGGCTGCGATCAGGACACAGGACAACACCGGAACGAAAATTCGATAAGTTGCGAAACCCAATGCGGTCAGCAAATCTTCCAATAGCAATGGCTTGGTATAATCCGTAAAAGGCAAAAACTTGAACGTGAAGTAAGTAGTCACGAATCCGGAGATAAATCCGCTGGCGATCAGATACAGGATCGCCGTCGGGCCAGTCACCATTCTCAAAAAGTGCAACAGCGAACGAAGCCCCCAGGTCGGAGACTTCCAAACCGGCAACAGGCTCAGTACTCCCGTGAGCAAAGCCAACATGGCATTGGACGTGGTCTCAAAAAGCGATTTGACTTTTGTCGCCAGACGTTCCAGCGTATTGACGTCCGGCGTTTCCTCTTCGGCCCGAACTTTCGACGCCATTGGAGCAAGCTTTTCCGGAATCGTCGCCCACTGCTCACGCTCGACTTCGACCAGCTGTTTCAGTTGCGGGTCGAGCACGTAGATACGATCCGCGATTGGCATCAGCGAATGATAGTCATGCGTCACGATGACCGAAGTCTTTCCAAATCGAGTGTGCGTGTCCGCGATCAGTTTCGCGACCTGTTGGCCTGTGAACGGGTCCAGTCCCGAAGTCGGTTCGTCGTACAAAATCGCCGGCGGGTTGTAAGCCAACGTTCTGGCGATCGCCAGTCGCTGTCGTTGGCCGCCGCTGAGCCTGGAAGTTGGAACGTTCGCAGGAACGTTTAGCTCGGCCAGGATTTCTTTTGCCGAAACGTCGCTCGCATGAGCACCGCCGCAGGCTTTCGCAAACCGAATGTTTTCGACAGGGCTAAGTTCATCGAACAACGCAAACGACTGAAACACGACTCCAGCTTCGCCGCTTCTGGCCTGTTTTCCATTGATCGTCACGTCGCCCATATACTGGATGGCGTCGCCAAAACCATCGGTCAGGCCCGCGATCAGCCGCATCAGGATTGATTTGCCAACGCCGCTTGGGCCGACGATCAAAGTGATCTGGCCAGCGTCAAACGAAGCGTTCGCATTCTCAAGCAAAACTTTCTTGCCAGCGATCACCGAAA is part of the Mariniblastus fucicola genome and harbors:
- a CDS encoding ABC transporter permease, producing the protein MTTADKTSSNARIEVKDLSVIAGKKVLLENANASFDAGQITLIVGPSGVGKSILMRLIAGLTDGFGDAIQYMGDVTINGKQARSGEAGVVFQSFALFDELSPVENIRFAKACGGAHASDVSAKEILAELNVPANVPTSRLSGGQRQRLAIARTLAYNPPAILYDEPTSGLDPFTGQQVAKLIADTHTRFGKTSVIVTHDYHSLMPIADRIYVLDPQLKQLVEVEREQWATIPEKLAPMASKVRAEEETPDVNTLERLATKVKSLFETTSNAMLALLTGVLSLLPVWKSPTWGLRSLLHFLRMVTGPTAILYLIASGFISGFVTTYFTFKFLPFTDYTKPLLLEDLLTALGFATYRIFVPVLSCVLIAARCGAAVTSDIGGRQYGNQVDALRTFGNRPNFFLLTPILWAFLIGTPLLTFAAYYTARYTSLVTFLATHPGHGAEYWHQYSMRGLEQWSSYLYKGFGWLIAKLLVSGFGTAIIAYRNGMSPKYSSADVSRSVTSTILWATLYVLVVHFVFSMFEFENIVPGGK